A genomic window from Triticum urartu cultivar G1812 chromosome 7, Tu2.1, whole genome shotgun sequence includes:
- the LOC125521416 gene encoding tricin synthase 1-like, whose product MAPNGDNTVANVHSGIDSTNKTLLKSDALYTYILDTTVFPREHECMRDLRLITDKHPWGYMQSSSDEAQLLGMLIKMAGAKKTIEVGVFTGYSLLATALALPEDGKVVAIDTDRECYEVGRPFIEKAGMAHKVDFREGTGLARLDELLVEDEGAASYDFAFVDADKPNYVRYHEQLLKLVRVGGTIIYDNTLWGGTVALPAGTPMSDLDTRFSAALRDLNAKLAADPRIEVCQLAIADGVTICRRLV is encoded by the exons ATGGCGCCCAACGGAGACAACACCGTGGCCAACGTCCACAGCGGCATCGACAGCACCAACAAGACGCTGCTCAAGAGCGACGCCCTCTACACCTACATCCTCGACACCACCGTCTTCCCCCGTGAGCACGAGTGCATGCGCGACCTGCGCCTCATCACCGACAAGCACCCATG GGGCTACATGCAGTCGTCGTCGGACGAGGCGCAGCTGCTGGGGATGCTGATCAAGATGGCGGGCGCCAAGAAGACGATCGAGGTGGGCGTGTTCACGGGCTactcgctgctggccaccgcgcTGGCGCTCCCGGAGGACGGCAAGGTGGTGGCCATCGACACCGACCGCGAGTGCTACGAGGTGGGTCGCCCCTTCATCGAGAAGGCCGGCATGGCGCACAAGGTGGACTTCCGCGAGGGCACCGGCCTGGCGCGCCTGGACGAGCTGCTCGTCGAGGACGAGGGCGCGGCCAGCTACGACTTCGCGTTCGTGGACGCGGACAAGCCCAACTACGTGCGCTACCACGAGCAGCTGCTGAAGCTGGTCCGCGTCGGCGGCACCATCATCTACGATAACACGCTGTGGGGCGGCACGGTGGCGCTGCCGGCGGGCACGCCCATGTCCGACCTCGACACCCGCTTCTCCGCCGCCCTCAGGGACCTCAACGCCAAGCTCGCCGCCGACCCGCGCATCGAGGTCTGCCAGCTCGCCATCGCCGACGGCGTCACCATCTGCCGCCGCCTCGTCTAG